GCCATTCAACCCATGACCTGAACCGCCTCCACTATCTGATCAGGCTTGCGAAAGACCCTGTCGACGATTCTAACCCAGACAAGCCGGCACAGAACCAAAGAACGCTCACACAGAGCCCCAAAGCCACAGAGTTTCTTGTTGTTGTAATAGCCTTCTAATTGATTGGAATAGTGCGGTATAGGGTTTCACCCCGGTCAAATAACCGAGACAGCCATTTGGAGGGTTTTTCTTTGTGGGCTTTGTGGCTCTGTGTGAGTACCGCCTGGGCGGGATGGGTTTCGGCTATGCCGCTTTTGGGCAGTTTATGGGATGGCCCTGTGTGAGAACAACGGGAGGCCAAAATGACCGATAATGATCAAAGAGATCCGGGAATCCTTGCAGCCGACCGACGAGAAAGCGATCGGGTCATGAGGGAGCGGCTCGGCCGATACAAGAAGGCCTTTCATGTGGGACGGGTCATCGCCTCGGAAATGGACAGGGACCGCCTCTTTGAGGTGGTCATTTATCAGACCAATGAGGTCATGGAGTCTGTACGGAGCACCGTATTCCTGCACGATGAAAAGGCGGACCAGCTGTGGTCGCTTGTGGGGGTCGGGCTGAAAAAGAGGGAGATCCGCATCCCTTCGGATTACGGGGTAGCCGGCTGGGTCTTCAGCCATCGGGCGCCGGTATCCGTTAATGACGCATACAACGATCCGCGCTTTTATTCCGAGGTGGACAAGAAATCCGGATTCAGGACCAGAAATATCATGTGCGTCCCCCTTGTCAACTGGGCCGGCCGCTGTATCGGCGCACTTCAATCTCTCAACAAGCGTTCCGGTGATTTCACCGACGACGACATGGAATTATTGACCTTTGTCTCCAATTACGTGACCGTCGCCCTGGAAAATATGATGGTTGTCGAGGAGCTGAAGGATCTGAATAAGGCGATTGAAAGGGCCATAAATCACCTGTCGCACGAACTGAAAACCCCGCTGGCGCTTATCGCAACCATCTTTGACCGCCTTTTCAAGGACCTTCATGAAAGAGATGACCCGAAACAGTCAAGAATGATCCATAGGGGAATACGCAATGTGAAGCGGTTGACGGAACTTCAGGCGAAGATTGACGACATACTCAATCTGAGAACCTTCAAGGAAAAGGACCAGATTCGTTACATGGTCGCGTCCGCGGCTGATTTTGTGGAAGAATGCGGTGACGAAATGGATGCGCGACACGCCGAAGCCCTGGCCCGGGTCCTGAAGCGCATCGAATCGGTTTACGGCATTGAGGATACGCATGCAGAAAGGACAGAACTCTGTGAGTTGTTGAACGTCATATCCAATGAAGCCATTTCAGCCATACAGGAAAGGGACCTGGAAATCATCACGGATCTTGAGAAGGGACACGTATTGAATGCTGACGAAAGGGTCCTGAGGAAGGTTTTTGAAGGCCTTTTAAAAAATGCCATAGAAAATACCCCGGATGAAGGGCGGATAGAGATGGGTCTCAATTGCACGGACCATGAGATCTGCGTCTATATTCGCGATTACGGCGTCGGCATCAGCCCCCAAAACCAGAAGCTGATCTTCCATGGGTTTTTCCATACCCAGGACACAATGAACTATTCGTCAAAAAGGCCCTACCAGTTCAATGCAGGGGGAAGCGGTTCGGATCTGCTGCGGACCAAGGTCTTCTCGGAACGCTTTGGATTTTCGGTGGAATTTGAAAGCACCCGCTGCCGATTCATCCCCAATGACACGGATGAATGCCCGGGAAGAATATCGACCTGCCCGTTTATAAAGACCACATCAGACTGCTTTTCTTCAGGGGGCACCACCTTTTCCGTAGGCTTTCCGGTAGCCATTTCACAGGTTCGGGATCAGGGGGCGAGATAAGAGAGCGGTGAATATTAGT
Above is a genomic segment from Deltaproteobacteria bacterium containing:
- a CDS encoding GAF domain-containing sensor histidine kinase, giving the protein MTDNDQRDPGILAADRRESDRVMRERLGRYKKAFHVGRVIASEMDRDRLFEVVIYQTNEVMESVRSTVFLHDEKADQLWSLVGVGLKKREIRIPSDYGVAGWVFSHRAPVSVNDAYNDPRFYSEVDKKSGFRTRNIMCVPLVNWAGRCIGALQSLNKRSGDFTDDDMELLTFVSNYVTVALENMMVVEELKDLNKAIERAINHLSHELKTPLALIATIFDRLFKDLHERDDPKQSRMIHRGIRNVKRLTELQAKIDDILNLRTFKEKDQIRYMVASAADFVEECGDEMDARHAEALARVLKRIESVYGIEDTHAERTELCELLNVISNEAISAIQERDLEIITDLEKGHVLNADERVLRKVFEGLLKNAIENTPDEGRIEMGLNCTDHEICVYIRDYGVGISPQNQKLIFHGFFHTQDTMNYSSKRPYQFNAGGSGSDLLRTKVFSERFGFSVEFESTRCRFIPNDTDECPGRISTCPFIKTTSDCFSSGGTTFSVGFPVAISQVRDQGAR